Proteins from a genomic interval of Quercus lobata isolate SW786 chromosome 11, ValleyOak3.0 Primary Assembly, whole genome shotgun sequence:
- the LOC115967497 gene encoding uncharacterized protein LOC115967497: MGNKKKAAATFIRLVSTAGTGFFYVKRKPTKMTEKLEFRKYDPRVNRHVLFKEAKMK; this comes from the coding sequence ATGGGTAACAAGAAGAAGGCTGCAGCAACTTTCATCCGTCTTGTCTCAACTGCTGGGACTGGTTTCTTCTATGTCAAGAGGAAGCCTACTAAGATGACTGAGAAGCTAGAGTTTCGGAAATATGACCCTCGGGTGAATCGTCATGTCTTGTTTAAGGAAGCGAAAATGAAGTGA